The Bacteroidota bacterium DNA segment TAACCAGCTATGGTAAATAATTTTGAAATGACGGCCTCGTTATTTATGGCACTAAAAGCAACAATCACGAGAATAAGGAGAGCTGCCATTGATAAATGGACTATTTTCCTGAGTCTGATCTTTTTTGCTTCATCATATGGAAGCTTATCAAGTCGAAGTAAATCAATACTAAATGACGTTGTTAGTGCAGTAAGTGCCCCATCGGCACTGGAATATGCCGCTGAAATTATGCCAATTATAAATACAATTCCGGCAACAGCACCAAGATGCTGAAGCACAATGGTAGGGAATAAATTATCGGTTAATGCAGGAATAGTAATTCCTTTTGATCCTGCATAAATAAATAGAGCAGCCCCTAAAAACAGGAACATCAAATTAACAAAAACCAGGACGATACTCAATGTGATCATGTTTTTCTGGGCATCGGGCAATTTTTTACAGCTCAGGTTTTTCTGCATCATATCTTGATCGAGTCCGGTCATGACAATGGCTATAAATGCACCGCTAAAAAATTGTTTAATGAAGTTTTTTGGATCCTGCCAATCGGTATAAACAATGCGGGAATAATCCGAATCGAATACTTTTCCGATAATTTCAGAAAAACTTAAGCCCAAACCCTGAACTATGATCACCAATGAAAAAACCACTGCTCCCAACATGAAAGTGGTTTGAAGGGTATCGGTCCAAACAATCGTTTTTATTCCACCTTTAAAAGTATACAGCAAAATTAGCAGCATAAATATGACGGATGTCAGGGCAAATGGTACATGATAATTATCGAATACGAATATTTGTAACACATTGATGACCAAAAACATTCTGAAAGATGCACCTATAATTCTGGAAATTAAAAAATAAAATGCCCCGGTTTTATGCGACCAAAACCCTAAACGCTGCTCCAGATAAGAATAAATGGAAGTCAACCTTAACCGATAGTACATGGGTAATAAAATCGTGGCAATGGCAATGTATCCCAATACATAACCAAATACAACCATCATATACGAGAATTGGGTATCGCCAACCCAACCCGGAACTGATATAAAAGTTACTCCCGACAAGGAAGCACCCACCATTCCATAGGCGACAACAAACCAGGGAGATTTTCGATTGCCTACAAAGAAAGATTCATTATTTGATTTCCTGGAAGTAAACCATGATATAACAAACAGCAAAAAAGTGTAAGTTAAAAAGCTGTATAAAATTAGTTGAGGATTCAAGATGAATGATTATTTATTATTGATGAATGTTTATTTATTATTAAATCTGTAAAATTTGATAAAGATACGCATATAGCATCTACACCGATTTCATCATTTTTTTTATGTTTTGCTGAAACGAATACCGTTCTCATTCCTGCATTTTTTCCAAATTCAATATCCGAAATTGAATCGCCTACCATTATTGATTTTGAAAAATCAATTTCAGGGAATTCACCCTTAGCTTTCAAGGCCATCCCAATTTGTGGTTTACGATCGGGATGATTAGTTTCATTTAATTCCGGACAAAAAAATACCTGATCAATTTTGCCTCCTGCTTTTTCAATTTCATTCAACATAAATGTATGAATTATCTGCAGATCACTCAAGTTAATCAATCCTTTACCAACACCTTGCTGGTTTGTTACAATGAAAATTCTGCCAAATAATTTCGTCAATTTTTCAAGAGATTCTGGCACTTTTTCCAGAAAAACAAATTCAGCAATTGATTTAACATAATCATCTTTAATCCGACGATTAATCACCCCATCCCTATCCAAAAATAAGGTCCAGCTTTTATCGATATGGTAATTTACTAAATTCATTTGCTGCTCTTTTACAATCAATACTTGTTGCCAGATCTAAAAATGTTGAATAGCATCTGTATCCGTAAAATGGATCAGATTTATAATTTTCCTCCAAAAATTCTTTTTCAAATGAAAACACTTCCGGTGTATTTTTATTCATAAAATATGCTGATTTTATGCAATAGAAACCACCATTCATAAAATCATCACTAAATGGATCCTCGTTATCTGAAAACCCTGTTACACGATTTTGCTCATTAACCACCACTGATCCCAATCGGGTTGTGCTATCAATAAATCTTGTGGCTATGCAAATAGCAGCTTCTCTTATTCTTCTGAAATCTTCAAATCTTGTCAAATTAACATCGAAAAACAGATCACCGCTCAACGCAAAAACTGTATGACCCATCACGCTTTCAAATGCCTTCTTTAAGGCACCTCCTGTTCCAAGTAAATGCGAATTCTCACAATATTCAATCTGAATGGATTTATAATTATTGCCAAAAAATTCATGAATCATTTCCTTATCATCACCAACAGCTATTATTACATGGTTTACCCCATAAAAGTCAAGATAATTCAACTGATACTCCAATAGATATTTATCATTGAACCTCAGCATTGAAACCGGAAGTTCTTTGCCCCCCAAGGTCTGATACCTCCCGCTGGTTAAAATAATGGCTTCTTTTATCATCTTGGGAACATTTCAGATTCAATGATCTCACAAATAATATGGCCCACCAAAATATGCGCTTCCTGAATTCGAGGAGTATCGGTCGATGGAACATTAATTAAACAGTCGGAAACCATCTTTAATTTACCTCCACTTTCACCGGTCAAACCAATTGTTTTCATCCCTATACTTTTTGCCATCTGCATTGCCCTGATAATATTTGCCGAATTTCCGGATGTAGAAATTCCTATCAGCACATCTTTCGGTTTACCTTTTGCCTTGATTAATCTTGCATAGATTTCATCGTACGAATAATCATTTGCAACTGCTGTCAGATAAGATGTATTCACATGCAGTGCTTCAGCATCAAGTGGATCACGATCATAATAAAACTTACCACTCAATTCGGCTGCCAAATGTTGCGCATCAGCAGCACTTCCGCCATTACCACAAAACAAAATCTTACCACCGTTCCTTAACGAATTCACACAAAGATCGGCTGAAATTTGAATATTCCTTAGTAGTTCAGGAGACTCTAAAAGTGTTTTTTTTATGAATATTGACTCCAATATTGCCTCTTTTATCTTCATAAATTCAAAATTTAAAATACGCTAAAACAGTATAAAATTGACTTGCTAGGCTAAATTGCAGCCTTACGGATTTCTCGGCAAATATAATGTATTAAAAAAGAAACTCAGAAAGCCTGATCTTCAAATATCAATACCATTATCTTATTATTTTTCAGGAAAAAGATTGTATCTTTTATTTTTTATTAATCTCTTGCTGAAGCAATTCGATCACCTCGATCATTTTCCCCCAGGAATATTTTTTCTTTTCGTATTTAATATTATTAATAAAGGCAGATGAAGGATCATTTTCGTAAAATAATTTTATCGCATTTGCAATCTCTTTATGATCGACATCAACAACATAACCCACTTTTTCGTGAGGTACAATTTCTGCCAAGCCTCCAACATTCGTCACAATCATAGGTTTATCAAAATGATAGGCAACTTGTGTAACTCCACTTTGTGTTGCGGTTTTGTATGGTTGTACCACAATATCGGCAGCACAAAAGAAATTTACCACCTCTGTATTCGGAATAAAATCATTGTGCATGATTACTTTATCTTTGATGTCTAATTGTTCGATCAAATCAAAATAAGGTTTTGAATCACTATAAAACTCACCTGCAACGATCAATTTAATGTTCTGTGCCTTAACCCAATCTTCGGCCATTGCCATCAGTACTAAATCCAAACCTTTATATTGACGGATGAAGCCAAAAAATAGAATATACCTATAGTCTTCCGACAGTTTAAGCTTGGCAAGTGCTTCTTTCTTTGGGATCTGATCTCCGAAATTATCGTACAAAGGATGGAGCGTGTATTTTTTTGGTTTTGCCTGATCAAAGGTTTCCAATTCTGCCAAAACAGATCTTGACATTGTTACGAAAGCATCTACATTTTTCACAAAATAATTTGCCAAAAATCGATCACCAAAATGCTTTTCGTGCGGAACAATATTATCAACAATGGCTACAACCTTAGTAATATTGTTTTTCCTGATGATCCGGGCGATTGTTCCAAGGCAGGGTGCCATAAATGGAATCCAGAAACGTATGACCACTAAATCAGGCTTTAATTTTTTTATTTTTCTTCCAATTTTAATCCAGTTAAACGGATTTATGGAGTTAATACTGACATTGATTTTCAGGTTTTCGGGTGCAGCTTCATCGGAATATTGCGTCTTACCCGGGAAAAGGATAGAAGGGTATTGTAATTTAAATGTTTCGATTTGAACATCGAAACCAAGATCAACAAATTCTTTCGCAAGCCGTTCGTTAAAAGTAGCAATCCCACCTCCCCTTAGAGGATAAGCAGAACCAATAATAATAACACTTCTTTGCTTAGTCATGAGCTTTATTTAGTCGACCCCGAGTTTTTTCTCAATCTGATATTTATTACGTTCAGAAGAATTACGGGAAATCATTTCGGCCAAAAACCCGGTCATAAACAATTGGGTCCCTAAAATCATTGCCAGAATGCCAAAGTAAAAAATTGGCCTGTCTGTCATCAAATATCCCTGCATAAATATCTTTGCATATGCCAAATAACCGGCAATCCCTAATCCGATCAAAAAAAGAATTGCACCTAATGATCCAAATAAATGCATTGGACGTTTACCAAACCTTGACACAAAACTGATTGAAATCAAATCCAAAAAGCCTCTCCTGTATCGTTCGAAACCGAACTTGGAATTGCCGTGTTGCCTTTTTTGATGCGAAACAATCTTTTCAGTAATCTTTGAAAAACCTGCCCATTTTGCTATGACCGGCACAAAACGATGCATTTCACCGTAAATTTCAATATTTTTTACAACTGCTTTTTTATAAGCTTTCAACCCGCAATTAAAATCGTGTAGCTTGATACCGGTAATACTCCTATTTATAGAATTGTAAACTTTCGATGGCCAACGTTTCGAAATTGGATCGTGGCGTTTTTGCTTCCATCCCGAAACCAAATCATAATCATCTTTTATGATAAGGTCATACAGTGCCGGAATTTCTTCGGGACTATCCTGAAGGTCGGCGTCCATCGTAATTACGACATTGCCTGTAACCACTTCAAAACCTGAATTCAAAGCTGCCGACTTTCCATAATTCCGTCGAAACTTAATCCCTTTATTCAATTCATTTTCGGCACAAAGTTTTTCAACAATGGACCAGGATGAATCAGTGCTTCCATCATCTATCCATACAATTTCATAGCTAAAGTTATGCGCCAACATAACTTTAGCTATCCAATCACTCAAATCCTGAATTGATTCCTCTTCATTTAAAAAAGGAACGACAATTGAAATATCCATCAAACAAATTTTAATCTAGTTTGCTTCTTTTTTAATAAAGATTGAAGTTACTAACGAAATAATCGTTACAGCAATGGTATTGAATATCAATGCCATAATTGAAACCATAAGTGGTGTTGTAAACTTTGCCGATATTGACAATGCGTCCTCAATTTGTTGATCCGTCAAATCACCTCTATTTATCATTGATTGTTCCGAAGTTTCCAATATTTTTGCGATAATAGTCGGGTCAAAAAACTTCATAAATGCATATGCATAAACTGCAGCAATTAATGCAGCGAAAAAACCAACCGTAAAACCCACGGAAAAGGATTTTCCATAGCTAATTAATCCTTCAGAATGAGCATCACGATAAACCTTTTGACCCCAAATGATTCCTCCAATGAAGATCAGATATGCAACGTATTTAATTTTACTATCATAAGCAGTATCCATCACATAAAATATGAGATCGATAACGATAAGCAAAGCCGCTGTAATGAGTGCATAATTTAAAGCAACTTTAAATGATGATTTTTGGTTTTCTTCCATGATAATTGAGTTTATAGGGTTATGATATGCAAACATACTAAATTATAAGAAAACTTAAAAACATAAAAAAAACATTGTAGGTGTCTAACATATTTGTAATTTTGCGGCAGGGTAAGTCTTATACGACCAGCTCCTGTTGAACTCCCCCAGGTTCGGAAGAAAGCAAGGGTAGACGGTTGTAGCGGTGCGATGTAAGTAGCTTACCCTTTTTTTGTTACTATGTACGATTAATATTTTTCGATCATGTTACTCAAAATACATCCTGATAATCCGAACCCTCGCCATATTCAAACAGTACTCGATTGTTTAAATGATGGAGGAATAATCATATACCCAACCGATACTGTGTATGGAATTGGATGTGACATTTACAAAACAAAGGCTGTTGAAAAAATTGCATTGATTAAAGGAATAAAAAAAGAAAAAGCCAATTTCTCGTTTATCTGCTCAAATTTAAGCCACATCTCCGATTTTACCCGTCCGATAAACAATGAAGTTTATAAATTGATGAAAAGGAACCTCCCTGGCCCTTTTACATTCATCTTAGAGGCTAACAATAAGGTTCCTAAATTGTTCCAAAGCAAAAAGAAAACAGTGGGTATCAGGGTTCCTGACAATAATATAATTCATGAAATCGTTCAGAAATTAGGGAACCCTATTATGTCTTCTTCAGTTTATGACGAGGATGAAATAATAGAATACGCAACCGATCCTGAATTGATCCATGAAAAGTATGGGCATTTAGTTGACATTGTAATTGACGGTGGGTATGGCGACAACTTACCCTCTACCATTGTAGATTGCACACAGGATCAGAT contains these protein-coding regions:
- a CDS encoding HAD family hydrolase; protein product: MNLVNYHIDKSWTLFLDRDGVINRRIKDDYVKSIAEFVFLEKVPESLEKLTKLFGRIFIVTNQQGVGKGLINLSDLQIIHTFMLNEIEKAGGKIDQVFFCPELNETNHPDRKPQIGMALKAKGEFPEIDFSKSIMVGDSISDIEFGKNAGMRTVFVSAKHKKNDEIGVDAICVSLSNFTDLIINKHSSIINNHSS
- a CDS encoding sodium:solute symporter, with product MNPQLILYSFLTYTFLLFVISWFTSRKSNNESFFVGNRKSPWFVVAYGMVGASLSGVTFISVPGWVGDTQFSYMMVVFGYVLGYIAIATILLPMYYRLRLTSIYSYLEQRLGFWSHKTGAFYFLISRIIGASFRMFLVINVLQIFVFDNYHVPFALTSVIFMLLILLYTFKGGIKTIVWTDTLQTTFMLGAVVFSLVIIVQGLGLSFSEIIGKVFDSDYSRIVYTDWQDPKNFIKQFFSGAFIAIVMTGLDQDMMQKNLSCKKLPDAQKNMITLSIVLVFVNLMFLFLGAALFIYAGSKGITIPALTDNLFPTIVLQHLGAVAGIVFIIGIISAAYSSADGALTALTTSFSIDLLRLDKLPYDEAKKIRLRKIVHLSMAALLILVIVAFSAINNEAVISKLFTIAGYTYGPLLGLFTFGLFTQRTLKDRWVPLIAILSPIICYIVSENSIQWFNGYRFGFELLILNGMLTFTGLFIMSNKKKY
- a CDS encoding threonylcarbamoyl-AMP synthase; this translates as MLLKIHPDNPNPRHIQTVLDCLNDGGIIIYPTDTVYGIGCDIYKTKAVEKIALIKGIKKEKANFSFICSNLSHISDFTRPINNEVYKLMKRNLPGPFTFILEANNKVPKLFQSKKKTVGIRVPDNNIIHEIVQKLGNPIMSSSVYDEDEIIEYATDPELIHEKYGHLVDIVIDGGYGDNLPSTIVDCTQDQITVIREGKGILQ
- a CDS encoding glycosyltransferase; this translates as MTKQRSVIIIGSAYPLRGGGIATFNERLAKEFVDLGFDVQIETFKLQYPSILFPGKTQYSDEAAPENLKINVSINSINPFNWIKIGRKIKKLKPDLVVIRFWIPFMAPCLGTIARIIRKNNITKVVAIVDNIVPHEKHFGDRFLANYFVKNVDAFVTMSRSVLAELETFDQAKPKKYTLHPLYDNFGDQIPKKEALAKLKLSEDYRYILFFGFIRQYKGLDLVLMAMAEDWVKAQNIKLIVAGEFYSDSKPYFDLIEQLDIKDKVIMHNDFIPNTEVVNFFCAADIVVQPYKTATQSGVTQVAYHFDKPMIVTNVGGLAEIVPHEKVGYVVDVDHKEIANAIKLFYENDPSSAFINNIKYEKKKYSWGKMIEVIELLQQEINKK
- a CDS encoding D-sedoheptulose 7-phosphate isomerase codes for the protein MKIKEAILESIFIKKTLLESPELLRNIQISADLCVNSLRNGGKILFCGNGGSAADAQHLAAELSGKFYYDRDPLDAEALHVNTSYLTAVANDYSYDEIYARLIKAKGKPKDVLIGISTSGNSANIIRAMQMAKSIGMKTIGLTGESGGKLKMVSDCLINVPSTDTPRIQEAHILVGHIICEIIESEMFPR
- a CDS encoding DUF4199 domain-containing protein yields the protein MEENQKSSFKVALNYALITAALLIVIDLIFYVMDTAYDSKIKYVAYLIFIGGIIWGQKVYRDAHSEGLISYGKSFSVGFTVGFFAALIAAVYAYAFMKFFDPTIIAKILETSEQSMINRGDLTDQQIEDALSISAKFTTPLMVSIMALIFNTIAVTIISLVTSIFIKKEAN
- a CDS encoding glycosyltransferase gives rise to the protein MDISIVVPFLNEEESIQDLSDWIAKVMLAHNFSYEIVWIDDGSTDSSWSIVEKLCAENELNKGIKFRRNYGKSAALNSGFEVVTGNVVITMDADLQDSPEEIPALYDLIIKDDYDLVSGWKQKRHDPISKRWPSKVYNSINRSITGIKLHDFNCGLKAYKKAVVKNIEIYGEMHRFVPVIAKWAGFSKITEKIVSHQKRQHGNSKFGFERYRRGFLDLISISFVSRFGKRPMHLFGSLGAILFLIGLGIAGYLAYAKIFMQGYLMTDRPIFYFGILAMILGTQLFMTGFLAEMISRNSSERNKYQIEKKLGVD